The following DNA comes from Nicotiana sylvestris chromosome 10, ASM39365v2, whole genome shotgun sequence.
AAAATTGTTACGAATAGAATTGTAattagagtgaatgtctatcttgtagaAAGTTTACGTTGTGATTAAGTcatttttccctataaatagaggggtcttatcccattgtaaatcatcccaaaattcaataagaattactctctctttctctgcaatattattcttctacttttattgttttattgcacgttatcagcacgagactctaccgtCTCAAGAAGCTCTTTGAGAAGACTAAGATATAACTTTTCTCCTCTTTTAGTTATGActgatattatgaaaagaaagttcattgcccttgaaatttcgggcaagaactatatgacatgggtgttggatgctgaaattcttttagatgcaatgggtcttggagacgctattaaagacaaaaatatagCATCTACCCAAGACTAtgctaaggccttgattttcttgcgccatcaccttgatgaagggttgaaaatagaatatctcacAGTCAAAGATCCACTTGTTTTGTGAAATGACTTAAAGGAAAGATATAACAACTTAAAATTGGTCACTCTTTCACAAGCACGGTATGATTGGGCTCATCTgaggctccaagactttaagtctgtttTTGAATATAATTCTGTGATGTtcagaattacttctaaattgaaactctatggagatactatcactgattatgatatgcttgaaaaaatatttacaatgtttcatgcctccaatatggtcCTGCAACAACAGTATAGAGAGAAAGGTTTCAAAAAGTACTCTAagttgatttctcttctccttGTGGCTGAACAAAATAACGACTTGCTCAAGAGAAATCACGAAAATCGACCCATTGGGTCTACACCATTGCCTGAAGTGG
Coding sequences within:
- the LOC138879199 gene encoding uncharacterized protein, which gives rise to MTDIMKRKFIALEISGKNYMTWVLDAEILLDAMGLGDAIKDKNIASTQDYAKALIFLRHHLDEGLKIEYLTVKDPLVLITSKLKLYGDTITDYDMLEKIFTMFHASNMVLQQQYREKGFKKYSKLISLLLVAEQNNDLLKRNHENRPIGSTPLPEVDEVYSHYAKRGKGRGPINGRGRGRGQGRNFSSVNHPPKKNNHQKWKGKDEKPKANGSETECYRCSGKGHWANICRVPRHLVELYQASLKNKGPEANFVSNNNFDITHLDVADFFEHPDGKIDHLIGDGSMVKDD